A portion of the Punica granatum isolate Tunisia-2019 chromosome 7, ASM765513v2, whole genome shotgun sequence genome contains these proteins:
- the LOC116215721 gene encoding putative hydrolase C777.06c, with product MESNGTMAAEGRGSSALIFLGTGCSSAVPNVMCLIQPSDPPCRVCSRSLLLPPDQNPNYRCNTSLLIDYCQSNGKHSYILIDVGKTFREQVLRWFTFHKIPHVDSIVLTHEHADAVLGLDDIRAVQPYSPTNDIDPTPVFLSQHSMNSITVKFPYLIKKKLKEGQEVRRVAQLNWKVVEDNCEKPFVASGLQFIPLPVMHGEDYVCLGFLFGEKCRVAYLSDVSRIPASTEYVISKSGAGQLDLLILDTLYRGGSHNTHFCFPQSLETVKRLCPKRALLIGMTHEFDHHMDNEFLSEWSNREGIPVQLARDGLRVPIDL from the exons ATGGAGTCGAATGGAACCATGGCTGCCGAGGGCAGGGGATCCTCCGCCCTGATCTTCCTTGGCACCGGCTGCTCCAGCGCCGTCCCCAACGTAATGTGCCTGATCCAGCCCTCAGATCCGCCCTGCCGCGTCTGTTCTCGgtccctcctcctcccccccGATCAAAACCCTAATTACAG GTGCAATACGTCACTTCTCATTGACTACTGCCAGAGCAATGGCAAGCACAGCTATATACTGATTGATGTGGGGAAGACTTTTAGGGAGCAAGTACTTCGATGGTTTACCTTTCATAAGATTCCACATGTAGATTCA ATAGTCTTGACTCATGAACATGCTGATGCAGTTCTTGGTCTGGATGATATACGTGCTGTGCAACCCTACAGTCCAACAAATGACATTGACCCAACTCCTGTATTCTTGAGTCAGCACTCAATGAACAG TATTACTGTCAAATTTCCTTACTTGATCAAGAAGAAACTAAAAGAAGGCCAGGAAGTCAGACGGGTAGCACAGCTTAACTGGAAAGTCGTTGAGGATAACTGTGAGAAACCATTTGTTGCATCAGGCCTGCAATTCATTCCCTTACCA GTGATGCATGGGGAAGATTACGTATGCCTAGGATTTCTCTTTGGTGAAAAATGTAGAGTAGCTTATCTATCTGATGTTTCTCGCATTCCCGCAAGCACAGAGTATG TTATTTCAAAAAGTGGAGCTGGACAGTTGGATCTTCTCATCTTGGACACTCTCTACAGG GGTGGATCCCATAATACACACTTCTGCTTTCCTCAG AGTCTAGAAACCGTGAAGAGGTTATGTCCAAAGAGAGCTCTACTTATTGGGATGACCCATGAGTTTGACCACCACATGGACAACGAATTTCTCTCTGAATGGTCGAATAG GGAAGGAATCCCGGTGCAGCTTGCTCGTGATGGCCTGAGGGTCCCTATAGACTTATGA
- the LOC116213257 gene encoding uncharacterized protein LOC116213257, with product MACFVPFNNRNLDVSFFVFRPTLVIVDEFFDALKRFSACTESLGCVQSSIFTSIHGNMIIWYGAWMKKSSENKESLNATLLSMLKSTSSMAVIVEHSFFNPYAGESRDGSSAAKFFTGDIISVNAAESIAADSYPDESRSDDLSFACLAIFKSQFSKTEGVKSGACLRSQSRPRVACLYIWKSLHCCYSCILSTDYRRSMIPYCDQLSIEVKYDLFRVVFVSTEIGSGKYNDQLYYAAHDRVLGHGDEESNERGAMQI from the exons ATGGCGTGTTTCGTGCCTTTTAACAACAGAAACTTAGACGTGAGCTTCTTCGTGTTTCGGCCGACTCTTGTCATCGTCGATGAATTTTTCGATGCTCTCAAACGCTTCTCTGCGTGCACCGAGAGTCTCGGTTGTGTCCAGAGCTCTATATTTACAAGCATCCATGGAAATATG ATCATATGGTATGGAGCATGGATGAAGAAATCCAGTGAAAACAAGGAGTCACTAAATGCTACACTT CTATCCATGCTGAAGAGCACATCGAGCATGGCCGTTATTGTTGAGCACAGCTTCTTCAACCCATATGCGGGTGAGTCCCGGGATGGCTCGTCGGCTGCCAAGTTCTTCACTGGCGACATCATCTCTGTGAATGCAGCTGAGTCCATTGCTGCCGATTCTTACCCTGACGAATCCAGGAGTGACGACCTGTCTTTTGCCTGCTTGGCAATCTTCAAGTCTCAGTTCTCCAAGACTGAGGGCGTTAAGTCGGGGGCGTGCCTTAGGTCGCAGAGCAGGCCCAGGGTAGCGTGCCTGTACATATGGAAATCACTGCACTGTTGTTACTCTTGCATTCTGAGCACGGACTACCGGAGGTCGATGATTCCATACTGCGACCAGCTCTCGATTGAGGTCAAGTACGATCTATTTAGGGTTGTGTTTGTGAGCACGGAGATTGGGTCGGGAAAGTATAATGATCAGTTGTATTATGCGGCTCATGATAGAGTGTTAGGGcatggagatgaagaaagcAATGAAAGGGGAGCCATGCAAATTTAA
- the LOC116214818 gene encoding WD repeat-containing protein 25-like, with the protein MDLLCSAYSNSDDDQAEQEPEPKRPRAGNPTPLAYQPPKPQPRNDLGRQGEAPVPGRYVSKRERALMGSATPSVPNPSSECEPSGSTSVTGSLLESDLHSNILALLRHKMKGRPEPGQLPEKLSISLNGHKKAVNALHWSISHAHLLASAGMDQTVHIWNVWNKNQRKARVLNYHKGAVKDIKWSKMGWLVLSCGYDLTSRLTDVEKGSEIRAFEEDQVVNVVKFHPKNPNLFLSGGEKGRLRLWDIRAGQVVHEYIQRLGSILDVEFSDDGREFVSSSDVSRSNISENSIVVWDLVREVPLSNQVYGEAYTCTCIRRHPFEPCFVAQSNGNYIAIFSWSPPFRLDKFKRYEGHGVSGFPIKCNFSSDGDTLATGSAEGSIYLYNYRSTSLVRKIEAYSSACIDVAFHPTISNVVASCSWNGDISVLE; encoded by the exons ATGGATCTCCTTTGCAGCGCTTACTCAAACTCCGACGATGACCAAGCCGAACAAGAACCCGAACCCAAGAGGCCCAGAGCCGGAAATCCGACTCCACTGGCCTATCAACCTCCTAAACCTCAGCCCAGGAATGATCTCGGTCGTCAAGGAGAAGCCCCGGTTCCTGGCAGGTATGTTTCAAAGAGGGAGCGCGCTCTCATGGGTTCTGCAACCCCTTCTGTTCCCAACCCTAGCTCGGAATGTGAACCCTCCGGCTCTACTTCCG TTACGGGAAGTTTATTGGAGTCAGATCTGCACTCTAATATTTTGGCCTTGTTGAGACATAAAATGAAAGGGCGTCCCGAACCAGGCCAACTGCCAGAAAAGCTGTCTATATCTCTAAATGGCCATAAAAAGGCTGTTAATGCTTTGCATTGGTCCATAAGTCACG CTCATCTTCTTGCTTCTGCCGGGATGGATCAGACTGTTCACATATGGAATGTCTGGAACAAGAACCAGAGAAAAGCACGTGTCTTAAATTATCACAAGGGCGCTGTTAAAGACATaaagtggtcaaagatggGTTGGCTCGTGCTTTCATGTGGATATGATCTCACATCAAGATTAACTGATGTCGAGAAGGGCTCAGAGATTCGTGCTTTCGAGGAGGATCAAGTTGTTAATGTTGTGAAATTTCATCCTAAAAACCCGAACCTCTTCCTTTCTGGTGGTGAAAAGGGTCGCCTCAGACTATGGGATATTAGGGCTGGTCAAGTGGTACATGAGTACATCCAGCGGCTCGGTTCGATTCTCGATGTGGAGTTCTCTGATGATGGCAGGGAGTTTGTTTCCTCGAGTGATGTGTCCCGCAGCAATATAAGTGAGAATTCCATCGTAGTGTGGGATCTGGTGCGTGAGGTACCCCTCTCTAATCAG GTTTATGGGGAGGCCTACACCTGTACCTGTATAAGGCGCCACCCTTTTGAGCCATGTTTCGTGGCTCAATCAAATGGGAACTATATTGCCATTTTTTCTTGGAGTCCTCCATTTAGGCTTGACAAGTTCAAGAGGTATGAGGGTCACGGAGTCTCTGGGTTCcccatcaagtgcaacttcAGCTCAGATGGGGATACTCTTGCAACTGGTTCTGCAGAAGGTTCCATATACTTGTATAATTACAGATCAACCAGTCTAGTTAGGAAGATTGAGGCTTACTCGTCTGCGTGCATAGATGTTGCATTCCACCCTACTATCTCAAATGTAGTCGCTTCCTGCAGTTGGAACGGAGATATTTCGGTGTTAGAGTGA